In a genomic window of Paroedura picta isolate Pp20150507F chromosome 14, Ppicta_v3.0, whole genome shotgun sequence:
- the CLEC3A gene encoding C-type lectin domain family 3 member A, which produces MAHAGFLIFLLVVALLLLDQAAGQSKARKHSKRRVKEKDGDLKSQIGKLWQEVNSLKEMQALQTVCLRGTKVHKKCYLASDGAKHFHEANEDCIAKGGTLAIPRDGDETNALRDYGKKSLPGASDFWLGVTDMVNEGKFVDVNGMVLNYFNWDRSQPNGGKRKNCVSLSQSAQGKWADEVCRTLKRYICEFLIP; this is translated from the exons ATGGCGCACGCAGGATTTCTGATTTTCCTTCTGGTGGTTGCCCTGCTTTTGCTGGATCAGGCAGCTGGACAGTCGAAAGCCAGGAAGCACAGCAAGCGGAGGGTGAAAG AGAAAGATGGTGACCTAAAGAGTCAAATTGGCAAGCTTTGGCAAGAGGTCAACTCCCTGAAAGAAATGCAAGCGCTTCAGACAG TCTGTCTTCGTGGAACAAAAGTCCACAAGAAATGCTACCTGGCTTCTGATGGTGCCAAACATTTCCATGAAGCAAATGAAGACTGTATCGCCAAGGGAGGCACTCTAGCCATCCCCAGAGACGGTGATGAAACCAACGCGCTCCGAGACTACGGCAAAAAGAGCCTGCCGGGTGCGTCAGATTTTTGGCTAGGTGTCACCGACATGGTCAATGAAGGGAAGTTTGTGGATGTCAACGGCATGGTTCTGAACTACTTCAACTGGGACCGCTCACAGCCCAACGGAGGGAAACGCAAAAATTGTGTCTCGCTTTCTCAGTCGGCTCAAGGAAAGTGGGCGGATGAAGTCTGCCGTACCCTCAAACGATACATTTGCGAATTCCTCATCCCTTAA